From a region of the Calliphora vicina chromosome 4, idCalVici1.1, whole genome shotgun sequence genome:
- the LOC135958440 gene encoding uncharacterized protein LOC135958440, with protein sequence MENIPPAVSPSTPPPEETPEIPVDSQDFQTRFKIENITVAKPPLLKIFYWESLDIENLNNKLLTDDPFIEHHLELPTRQLNSQPLKIVFWLRSLSNFEYTMRIKRIKNCQCEPRETRVGFNQFRHLYHCPHRRLLHITQEKYVMRKDELVAMSVVAYYYILGAFTLTFELRITDSRIIMLHFHVNITTFDAVKSVLTTKMVPVNIKEHRCMSQPLWIRNITMQNLQLIFSGKNRGFRLINPNMIIPRQSVWPLIVQYKPSDFENNLNLFLNYGEKITSKGNAGNRYKIPITCKGYIQEEIEDHPAPLLDYECSDFLYVVYPNKLEFTTELNEERTLMVAVHNYNQKCMEFKWQIYTINEYFSFTFEPITFTLKPHHSKLCVVQVKTFNNPLHFTRIPAVLEVHRILNKSTQIAKQLLTEVESIDDPKWAEDSYEEHVLLHIDLKVKFPELQRVNVQEQIETNSSPSMGTTIFEKLFWEYLSKSNHMRNTSKIPRNLSYEQVLKGETNLKNKQPGLEIDKQ encoded by the exons ATGGAAAATATTCCACCTGCAGTTTCTCCTTCTACCCCACCACCTGAAGAAACTCCGGAGATACCAGTTGATTCTCAGGATTTTCAAACcagatttaaaattgaaaatataaccGTGGCCAAGCCACCGCTATTAAAGATATTCTATTGGGAGAGTTTAGACATCGAAAA CTTAAATAACAAACTTTTAACAGATGACCCCTTCATAGAGCATCACTTGGAATTGCCCACTCGACAGCTGAATAGCCAACCTTTAAAGATTGTGTTTTGGTTGCGCAGCTTGAGTAATTTCGAATACACAATGCGCATAAAGCGCATAAAAAATTGCCAATGTGAGCCGCGGGAGACCAGAGTGGGTTTCAATCAATTTCGCCATTTATATCATTGTCCCCATAGACGTTTATTACACATTACTCAAGAGAAGTATGTAATGAGAAAGGATGAATTAGTGGCCATGTCTGTGGTGGCGTATTATTATATTTTGGGAGCTTTTACTTTGACTTTTGAACTGAG GATTACCGATTCCCGCATCATTATGCTGCATTTCCACGTTAACATTACCACCTTTGATGCAGTGAAAAGTGTTCTGACCACCAAAATGGTGCCGGTCAATATTAAGGAACATCGTTGCATGTCCCAGCCATTATGGATACGAAATATAACAATGCAAAATTTACAATTGATATTTAGTGGGAAAAATCGTGGTTTCCGTTTAATAAATCCCAACATGATCATACCACGACAAAGTGTTTGGCCCTTGATTGTGCAGTATAAGCCCagtgattttgaaaataat ctaaatttatttttaaactatgGCGAAAAAATTACTTCGAAAGGTAATGCTGGAAATCGTTATAAAATACCCATAACCTGCAAAGGCTACATACAAGAAGAAATTGAAGATCACCCTGCTCCGCTTTTGGATTACGAATGCTCTGATTTTCTCTACGTGGTGTATCCCAATAAACTGGAATTTACCACAGAACTAAATGAAGAAAGAACTCTAATGGTGGCAGTACACAATTACAATCAAAAGTGCATGGAATTTAAATGGCAAAT CTATACTATTAACGAATACTTTAGTTTTACCTTCGAACCTATCACATTCACCCTCAAGCCCCACCATTCGAAATTGTGTGTGGTGCAAGTGAAAACATTTAACAATCCCTTACATTTCACACGTATACCGGCAGTTTTGGAAGTACATCGTATTCTAAATAAATCCACACAAATCGCTAAACAACTTCTAACAGAAGTGGAGTCCATAGATGATCCTAAGTGGGCAGAGGATAGTTATGAGGAACATGTTCTCTTGCACATAGATTTAAAGGTCAAATTTCCTGAACTTCAAAGAGTCAATGTACAAGAACAAATAGAAACAAATAGCTCGCCTAGTATGGGAACCACCATATTTGAGAAATTATTTTGGGAATATTTGTCAAAATCGAATCATATGCGTAATACTAGTAAAATACCCAGAAATTTAAGCTATGAACAGGTGTTGAAGggtgaaacaaatttaaagaataaacaACCCGGTTTGGAAATTGATAAACAGTGA
- the sicily gene encoding NADH dehydrogenase (ubiquinone) complex I, assembly factor 6 homolog — protein MKRFYSNLNLICVRNLPAIRHQQQRQQHDKQTPQNNQLFGVKYCMNLVEKNDYENYLCTLLLAKEQRRHAFALRAFNVEVAKCSTNVSEEAIAKMRLKFWFDSIDKCYDNQKSYVADQPVLRELKNTIDSHKLNKLYLKRLVNARDRSPNEPFITLKDLETYAEQTYSSLLYLLIELTGVKDLNVDHVASHLGKAQGIVTLLRAIPYTKRSQALSIPQEILIKHGVSQERVLRANPQDKGVEECIFEVATAAHQHLEHARTLSDKLPKVVRKIFLPAVAVERYLERLRVANFNLVHQSCLQRDSMLPVALYMRNLRGKF, from the exons ATGAAACGTTTTTATAGTAATTTAAATCTAATTTGTGTAAGAAATTTACCAGCAATTAGGCATCAACAACAGCGGCAGCAACATGACAAACAAACGCCACAAAATAATCAATTATTTGGTGTTAAATACTGTATGAATTTAGTGGA GAAAAACGATTATGAAAACTATTTGTGCACTTTGCTATTGGCTAAAGAACAGAGAAGGCATGCCTTTGCTTTGAGGGCTTTCAATGTGGAAGTGGCCAAATGTTCAACAAAT GTCTCAGAGGAAGCTATAGCAAAAATGcgtttaaaattttggtttgattCAATAGATAAATGTTATGACAACCAGAAATCCTATGTGGCCGATCAGCCAGTGCTAAGGGAGTTGAAAAAT acCATTGACTCccacaaactaaataaattatatttaaaacgtTTAGTTAATGCCCGCGATCGTTCTCCCAATGAGCCTTTCATTACTCTTAAAGATTTGGAAACCTATGCCGAACAGACTTATTCCTCGTTGTTATATTTGTTGATAGAATTAACGGGTGTTAAAGATTTGAATGTAGATCATGTTGCCTCACATTTGGGTAAAGCTCAGGGTATTGTTACGCTTTTAAGAGCCATACCCTATACAAAACGTAGTCAAGCTTTAAGTATACCACAAGAAATACTAATTAAACATGGCGTTAGCCAGGAGAGGGTGTTGAGAGCTAATCCACAAGATAAAGGAGTAGAGGAGTGTATATTTGAGGTGGCCACGGCGGCACATCAGCATTTGGAGCAT gCCCGTACTCTGTCCGATAAACTGCCTAAAGTTgtacgtaaaatatttttacccgcTGTGGCGGTGGAACGTTACCTCGAACGCTTAAGAGTTGCAAATTTTAA TCTAGTCCATCAATCCTGTTTACAAAGAGACTCCATGTTACCTGTGGCTCTGTACATGCGTAATTTAAgaggtaaattttaa
- the Tat gene encoding tyrosine aminotransferase: MLTTGLENSIITSSASSTNSAALKGRTSWNIKSSTLAKNTLNRIRFVVESLKIKPNPSKPMIPLSIGDPTTFGNLRASDETLKALLKAIESGKYNGYAHTQGHESARKAIAKYSAHQSSEEIHPDNIALTSGCSSALEYCILALADAGQNILIPRPGFCLYQTLTEGLGIEVRYYDLLPEKQWQADLKQLESLIDENTAALLINNPSNPCGSVFSKEHLEDLLAICEKYYLPIIADEIYEHFVFPGAKHIAVSSLSKNVPVLSCGGLTKRFLVPGWRTGWIIFHDRENRLADGIKGIKNMCGRILGSNTLIQGAIPDILEKTPQSYFDGVIDILSDNAKLAYNMLKQVRGLNPVMPNGAMYMMVGINIDQFPEFKDDTHFVQELVNEQSVFCLPGSCFDFPNYVRIVLTVPLEMIEEACSRIAEFCEAHYKVDNSIIENNLLDEIQY, from the exons ATGCTTACAACTGGTTTGGAAAACTCTATTATAACATCTTCTGCATCGTCTACGAATTCGGCCGCTCTTAAAGGACGCACATCATGGAATATAAAATCTTCGACATTGGCTAAAAACACCCTCAATCGCATACGTTTTGTGGTCGAGTCATTGAAGATCAAACCAAATCCAAGCAAGCCTATGATACCGTTGTCCATtg gtGATCCCACCACCTTTGGCAATCTGCGTGCATCCGATGAAACCTTGAAGGCTCTTTTGAAAGCCATTGAAAGTGGCAAATACAATGGTTATGCGCACACCCAAGGTCATGAATCCGCACGTAAGGCCATTGCCAAATATAGTGCCCATCAAAGTTCCGAAGAAATACATCCAGATAATATTGCTTTGACCAGTGGTTGCTCGTCAGCTTTGGAATATTGTATACTTGCATTGGCCGATGCTGGTCAGAATATTTTGATACCCAGACCCGGATTTTGTTTATATCAAACTTTGACCGAGGGCTTGGGCATTGAAGTACGCTACTATGACTTGTTGCCCGAAAAACAATGGCAGGCCGATTTGAAGCAATTAGAATCGTTGATCGATGAGAACACGGCGGCCTTGCTGATTAACAATCCCAGTAATCCTTGTGGCAGTGTGTTTAGCAAGGAACATTTGGAGGATTTATTGGCCATATGTGAGAAATACTATTTGCCCATAATAGCAGATGAG atcTACGAACATTTTGTTTTTCCCGGAGCCAAACATATTGCCGTCAGCAGTTTGTCGAAAAATGTTCCAGTTCTTTCCTGTGGTGGTTTAACTAAAAGATTTTTAGTACCTGGCTGGCGTACGGGATGGATAATCTTTCATGATCGTGAGAATCGCTTGGCTGACGGTATTAAAGGTATCAAGAACATGTGTGGTCGTATATTGGGTTCGAATACCCTAATCCAAGGTGCCATTCCCGATATTTTGGAAAAGACACCCCAAAGTTATTTCGACGGTGTCATCGATATACTGAGTGATAACGCCAAATTGGCCTATAACATGCTGAAACAAGTGCGTGGCCTAAATCCGGTCATGCCCAATGGTGCCATGTACATGATGGTGGGCATCAATATTGATCAATTTCCTGAATTTAAAGATGACACCCACTTTGTGCAGGAGCTGGTGAACGAACAAAGTGTTTTCTGTTTGCCTGGCAGTTGTTTTGATTTTCCCAATTACGTGCGCATCGTATTGACGGTGCCACTTGAAATGATTGAAGAGGCTTGTTCACGCATTGCTGAGTTTTGTGAAGCTCACTATAAGGTGGACAAttcaataattgaaaataatttattagatGAAATTCAGTACTGA